In a genomic window of Flavobacteriales bacterium:
- a CDS encoding spermidine synthase, whose product MERSQQGRFARTLVLSLFFLSGFAALLYQVAWQRMLVFYTGSDTVSISLIVTAFMSGLGLGYLVGGRLADANEPRRNLMLFVAAELGIMLFAAGSKHILYDWLYLSASGAHLGTMGNMALVFLVLLLPTFLMGLSLPVLSRAFRLSAMSQQARYISSLYFINTLGAGIGALVTGVVLVRAFGYSGSIWLGVALNAACAIGAVVLALRRPANGADARECANAVRLPLRATPALVAWSAHYAISGFAALSLELIWFRVLETMIKSVALTFSILLAIYLVSMAIGTAVGGRMAASRGILGRERLFLRAQMLLYGSMAFVFLALLAVIWRTDAFLFLREYLLSYEPDLRPRMLLCTYVIVPLFLMFLPTFLMGMSFSVSQAIVQDRFEEVGRKVGWLQFVNIVGSAAGAWCITWVGFRSLGTAPMIKAIALIGLVYAAVSFKRHARERWSAGFYALVLVVMVAVLPGNQELWMRLSGMELKERFICEENESGLSIIKRYDRGKGLVGVVFANGLGQSIMPYHQDLVHARLGALPVLLHPNPVHVAVIGLGSGGTVYGISSRPETRRITCFEIMSNQALAVRAYADRVGDSAIVHLLEDPRLRLVAGDGRYQLRASAERYDVIEADALRPNSSYSGNIYSKQYFELLRERLLPGGYAVTWCPTPRVRRTFCSVFTHVAEVPGFLLIGSEQPIVIDWRLVNERLQDPFTRARFDLAGIDAAALLDGMEERLGLIDPAEVPAEDINLDLHPRDEHELPYSQEMIKRKLREALFR is encoded by the coding sequence ATGGAACGCTCGCAGCAGGGTCGATTCGCCCGAACCCTGGTACTATCGCTCTTCTTCCTGTCTGGCTTTGCTGCACTGCTTTACCAAGTGGCGTGGCAGCGCATGCTGGTCTTCTACACGGGCTCAGACACGGTGAGCATCAGTTTGATCGTAACGGCCTTCATGTCCGGCCTGGGCCTTGGCTATCTGGTTGGCGGCAGGTTAGCCGACGCCAATGAACCACGCAGGAACCTGATGCTCTTCGTGGCCGCCGAGCTGGGCATCATGCTCTTCGCGGCTGGCAGCAAGCACATCCTGTACGATTGGCTCTACCTCTCTGCTTCCGGTGCGCACTTGGGCACCATGGGCAATATGGCCCTGGTCTTCTTGGTGCTCTTGCTGCCCACATTCCTGATGGGGCTCTCACTGCCAGTGCTCTCCCGTGCGTTCAGGCTGAGCGCCATGTCGCAGCAGGCGCGCTACATCAGCTCGCTCTATTTCATCAACACGTTGGGCGCCGGCATCGGTGCCTTGGTCACTGGCGTGGTGCTCGTTCGTGCCTTCGGTTATTCCGGTTCCATCTGGCTCGGCGTGGCCTTGAATGCGGCATGCGCCATTGGCGCGGTCGTCTTGGCCTTGCGGCGCCCAGCCAACGGTGCCGATGCGCGCGAATGCGCGAATGCCGTACGCCTCCCCTTGCGCGCAACGCCGGCGCTCGTGGCTTGGTCAGCACACTATGCGATCTCCGGCTTCGCAGCGCTTTCGCTGGAGCTGATCTGGTTCCGCGTGTTGGAGACCATGATCAAGTCCGTGGCACTCACCTTCTCCATCCTGCTGGCCATTTATCTCGTGTCCATGGCCATCGGCACCGCAGTGGGCGGGCGCATGGCGGCCTCGCGCGGCATCCTGGGCCGTGAGCGACTGTTCCTTCGGGCGCAGATGCTGCTCTATGGGAGCATGGCCTTCGTTTTCTTGGCGCTGCTGGCAGTTATCTGGCGCACCGATGCGTTCCTCTTCCTGCGGGAATACCTGCTCAGCTACGAGCCAGACCTGCGTCCGCGCATGCTGCTCTGCACCTATGTCATCGTGCCCCTTTTCCTCATGTTCCTGCCCACGTTCCTCATGGGCATGAGCTTCTCCGTATCGCAGGCTATCGTGCAGGATCGCTTCGAGGAAGTGGGGCGCAAGGTGGGCTGGCTGCAGTTCGTGAACATCGTCGGCTCTGCCGCAGGCGCCTGGTGCATCACCTGGGTCGGGTTCCGCAGCTTGGGCACTGCCCCGATGATCAAGGCCATTGCGCTCATCGGGCTGGTCTACGCAGCGGTGTCTTTCAAGCGCCATGCTCGCGAGCGTTGGAGCGCTGGCTTCTATGCTCTTGTGCTGGTGGTCATGGTGGCCGTTCTTCCGGGCAATCAAGAGCTGTGGATGAGGCTCAGCGGCATGGAACTGAAGGAGCGCTTCATCTGCGAGGAGAATGAATCGGGGCTCTCCATCATCAAGAGGTACGATCGCGGGAAAGGGCTGGTGGGCGTGGTGTTCGCCAATGGACTCGGGCAGAGCATCATGCCCTATCACCAGGATCTCGTTCATGCACGGCTGGGAGCTCTTCCGGTGCTGCTGCATCCGAATCCAGTGCATGTCGCGGTGATCGGACTCGGTTCCGGTGGCACCGTGTATGGCATTTCATCCCGGCCGGAGACGCGCCGGATAACGTGCTTCGAGATCATGAGCAACCAGGCTCTGGCCGTGCGCGCATACGCCGATCGCGTGGGCGATTCAGCCATCGTGCACCTGCTCGAGGATCCTCGATTGCGCTTGGTCGCAGGTGATGGCAGATACCAGCTCCGCGCGTCGGCAGAGCGGTATGACGTGATCGAGGCCGATGCCCTGCGGCCTAATTCGAGCTATTCCGGTAACATCTATTCCAAGCAGTACTTCGAGTTGCTGCGCGAAAGGCTGCTGCCGGGAGGATACGCCGTTACCTGGTGCCCTACCCCGCGGGTGAGGCGCACATTCTGCAGCGTATTCACGCACGTGGCCGAGGTGCCCGGCTTCCTGCTCATCGGCAGCGAACAGCCCATCGTGATCGATTGGAGGCTCGTGAACGAGCGGCTCCAGGACCCATTCACGCGCGCGCGATTCGATCTCGCTGGCATCGACGCGGCGGCCCTGCTCGATGGCATGGAAGAGCGCCTGGGGCTGATCGATCCCGCCGAGGTCCCGGCAGAGGACATCAACTTGGACCTGCATCCGCGCGACGAGCACGAGCTGCCTTATTCTCAGGAAATGATCAAGCGGAAGCTGCGCGAAGCGCTATTCCGTTGA
- a CDS encoding serine acetyltransferase produces the protein MASAWNIFQDWAAGKGNPKSRLVMLLFRIAHLLRQSPITFILFLPYFIAYRIGVEWFLCIELPWKTRIGPGFRIEHGQALVVNDGTVFGADCTVRNSCTIGNKQLKDGSYSRAPRFGDRVDIGANAVIIGPITIGHDVAIGAGAVVVKDVPAKCAAIGNPARNVPRG, from the coding sequence ATGGCCAGCGCGTGGAACATCTTCCAGGACTGGGCGGCCGGCAAGGGCAACCCCAAGAGCCGGCTGGTGATGCTGCTGTTCCGCATCGCGCACCTGCTGCGCCAGAGCCCCATCACGTTCATCCTCTTCTTGCCCTACTTCATCGCATACCGCATCGGCGTGGAGTGGTTCCTGTGCATCGAGCTGCCTTGGAAGACGCGCATCGGACCGGGCTTCCGCATAGAGCATGGTCAAGCGCTGGTGGTGAACGACGGAACCGTTTTCGGCGCGGATTGCACCGTGCGCAACAGCTGCACCATCGGCAACAAGCAACTGAAGGACGGCAGCTACAGCCGCGCGCCCCGCTTCGGCGATCGTGTGGACATCGGCGCGAATGCCGTGATCATCGGGCCCATCACGATCGGGCATGATGTGGCCATCGGAGCGGGCGCCGTGGTGGTGAAGGATGTGCCCGCGAAATGCGCGGCCATCGGGAACCCGGCGCGCAATGTGCCGCGGGGGTGA